In Gemmatimonadota bacterium, the following proteins share a genomic window:
- a CDS encoding type II toxin-antitoxin system RelE/ParE family toxin, translating to MDRLNSAVSLQSLSLPGLRLEKLKGDGAGQHSIRINDRYRVCFQ from the coding sequence TTGGACCGATTGAACTCTGCGGTTTCCCTGCAGTCCTTGTCGCTTCCTGGTCTGCGCCTGGAGAAGCTGAAGGGAGATGGTGCCGGGCAGCACTCGATCCGAATCAACGACCGGTACAGGGTCTGCTTTCAGT
- a CDS encoding SRPBCC domain-containing protein produces MNSTRISRRVNAPRAIVYRALLDARAVATWMVPTGMTSHVQVFDPREGGSFRISLTYDAPSGIGKTTANTDTYHGRFVKLVTNEQVVATARPADRRQRGRQALLREMDE; encoded by the coding sequence GTGAACTCGACCCGCATCAGTCGCCGCGTTAACGCGCCCCGCGCGATCGTCTATCGCGCGCTTCTCGATGCCCGCGCGGTCGCGACGTGGATGGTGCCGACCGGCATGACCAGCCACGTGCAAGTGTTCGACCCTCGCGAAGGTGGCTCGTTCCGGATCTCGCTCACGTACGACGCGCCGAGCGGGATCGGCAAGACGACCGCTAACACCGACACGTACCACGGCCGCTTCGTGAAGCTCGTGACGAACGAGCAGGTTGTCGCTACCGCGCGGCCTGCCGACCGCCGACAACGAGGCCGGCAAGCATTGCTCAGGGAGATGGATGAATGA
- a CDS encoding SRPBCC domain-containing protein, whose translation MNAKTETQSISLEFDLPHPPAKVWRALTEPELLAAWLMANDMRPTVGHSFTFKQQPTPWWDGIVHCEVLEVDLHKRLRYSWRSGAESSRLDTLVTWTLTPTPSGGTRLVLEHSGFLPSNAFAIDGARKGWQRMVGEGLIEVLARAA comes from the coding sequence ATGAATGCCAAAACCGAAACGCAGTCGATTTCTCTCGAGTTCGACCTGCCACACCCGCCCGCGAAAGTATGGCGTGCGCTGACCGAGCCCGAGTTGCTCGCGGCGTGGCTGATGGCAAATGACATGCGGCCAACTGTCGGGCACAGCTTCACCTTCAAGCAGCAGCCGACGCCATGGTGGGACGGGATCGTGCACTGTGAGGTGCTGGAGGTCGACCTGCACAAGCGCCTCCGGTACTCGTGGCGCAGCGGTGCGGAGTCCTCGCGTCTCGACACCCTGGTCACCTGGACGCTCACGCCGACGCCATCAGGCGGCACGCGGCTCGTGCTTGAGCACTCCGGCTTCCTGCCCTCCAATGCGTTCGCTATCGATGGCGCGCGCAAAGGGTGGCAGCGCATGGTTGGCGAAGGTCTGATCGAGGTGTTGGCGCGGGCCGCTTGA
- a CDS encoding c-type cytochrome yields the protein MERLHAILVPAFTVALTLVPATAGAQDHEEGGAALEPGHVLYAQKGCLGCHGASARGEVGPPLARTRLSFEAFLNQLRRPRGIMPRFAHTLVSDQEARAIYRYLETAPAADPRLRAELPHGKLDPASCAGCHRNYNPVIVRQFETSAMGRAGVQNRSVDFPRPQLTCADCHGTNHDTIMASRGRVPEVTCGGCHAQIYKDHVTDAGHSYGPGPGTLGTNWERNIGVPHYQQMPRVVMEMGCDPCHAQAGATDAKYWSTAAQRYIDTSSLIYRNGCIACHTRHSFSLEEARKPEACYTCHMGPDHPNYEAYMSSKHGSIYAARGDNWDWARPLAQADWEAPTCAYCHMLYVGADGRRSSSHNMTSKIIWGMGVQAAAGELTDLATQPEARQKRNEMLKVCLTCHSEDKARDYLRSADGHKLAGDALVVEARGILAELYDDGLIEPSHGSLAAALLAGPRYTALELPTSFAQHWPAGLYFDVTAIEREYFDLFFFSNLKSYKGAFHMSPDYAWWYGYADVLGHLARIRDEAQRLRDARSTRNRTLFMIFTGPLMVLGVLAALYLAWRFWRRRRQQEGS from the coding sequence ATGGAACGTCTCCACGCCATCCTTGTACCGGCTTTCACGGTTGCGCTCACCCTCGTGCCTGCCACGGCTGGCGCCCAGGATCACGAGGAGGGCGGTGCGGCGCTCGAGCCCGGCCATGTCCTGTATGCCCAGAAGGGATGCCTCGGTTGCCACGGCGCCAGTGCGCGGGGCGAGGTCGGGCCGCCGCTGGCACGCACGCGCCTGTCGTTCGAAGCCTTTCTGAACCAGCTGCGTCGCCCGCGGGGAATCATGCCGCGCTTTGCTCACACGCTGGTCAGCGACCAGGAAGCGCGCGCGATTTACCGCTACCTCGAGACCGCGCCGGCCGCGGACCCGCGCCTCCGCGCGGAGCTCCCTCACGGCAAACTGGACCCTGCGAGCTGCGCTGGCTGCCATCGCAACTACAACCCGGTCATCGTCCGGCAATTCGAGACGAGCGCCATGGGTCGTGCGGGCGTGCAGAATCGAAGCGTCGACTTTCCGCGGCCGCAGCTCACGTGCGCGGACTGTCATGGCACGAATCACGACACAATCATGGCGTCGCGGGGCCGCGTGCCGGAAGTCACGTGCGGCGGGTGCCACGCGCAGATCTACAAGGATCACGTGACCGATGCCGGCCACTCCTACGGTCCCGGGCCGGGTACGCTCGGCACGAATTGGGAGCGGAACATCGGCGTGCCGCACTACCAGCAGATGCCACGCGTCGTCATGGAGATGGGGTGTGACCCATGCCATGCCCAGGCCGGCGCGACCGACGCGAAATATTGGAGCACCGCCGCGCAGCGCTACATCGATACCAGCTCGCTCATCTATCGCAACGGCTGCATCGCCTGCCATACGCGTCACTCGTTCAGTCTCGAAGAGGCCCGGAAACCGGAGGCATGCTACACCTGTCACATGGGACCCGACCATCCAAACTATGAAGCGTATATGAGCTCGAAGCACGGCTCGATCTACGCCGCGCGCGGGGACAATTGGGATTGGGCGAGACCTCTGGCGCAGGCGGACTGGGAAGCGCCCACCTGCGCGTATTGCCACATGCTTTATGTGGGCGCTGACGGTAGGCGCAGCTCGAGCCACAACATGACCAGCAAGATCATCTGGGGTATGGGCGTCCAGGCGGCAGCCGGCGAACTCACAGACCTCGCCACGCAACCCGAAGCCCGGCAGAAGCGCAACGAGATGTTGAAGGTATGTCTCACCTGCCACTCGGAGGATAAGGCGCGCGACTATCTGCGCTCAGCGGATGGCCACAAGCTGGCCGGTGACGCGCTGGTAGTGGAGGCCCGCGGGATCCTCGCGGAGCTCTATGACGACGGTCTCATCGAGCCCAGCCACGGCTCTCTGGCGGCGGCTCTCCTGGCGGGGCCGCGCTACACTGCGCTCGAGTTGCCCACGTCCTTCGCCCAGCACTGGCCGGCCGGACTCTACTTCGACGTGACCGCAATCGAGCGCGAGTACTTCGACCTGTTCTTCTTCTCGAACCTGAAATCGTACAAGGGCGCCTTCCACATGAGCCCGGATTACGCCTGGTGGTACGGCTATGCCGACGTGCTCGGCCATCTCGCACGCATTCGCGACGAGGCGCAGCGGCTGCGCGACGCTCGATCGACGCGCAACCGGACGCTATTCATGATATTCACCGGCCCGCTGATGGTACTGGGCGTACTCGCGGCATTGTACTTAGCGTGGCGTTTCTGGCGCCGACGGCGGCAGCAGGAGGGCAGCTAA
- the glgP gene encoding alpha-glucan family phosphorylase, producing MEPIGTFRVSPRLPPALERLRELAYNLRWAWDHSSLELFRRLDADLWEDAGHNPVLLLGRIDQSRLEAAAEDEAFLSHLDGVSRFLDDYLTLTKESTWFRRAHGSAPAPLIAYFSAEFGLTECLSIFAGGLGILAGDHLKSASDLGLPLVGVGLLYQQGYFRQVLNDAGRQQEIYQDNDFYTLPLALERRPDGNPLTIAIAFPGRQVAAQVWRARVGRIPLYLLDTNIPANGPGDRDITDQLYGGDLEMRIQQEILLGIGGCRVLEALGLDPVVCHMNEGHSAFLALERIRRLMERHGLDFAEARELASAGLVFTTHTPVAAGHDAFPHALMARYFEDYARGLGISLRELLVLGRQDAENDGEPFGMTVLALRLAAHSNGVSRLHGRVSRPMWRGLWPGVPEHEIPIGTVTNGVHFRSWISLEMDQLYDRYLGPRWREEPADETAWGRAGRIPSEELWRTHERRRERLVAFARRRLRTQFARRGASRAELEEVEEVLDVKALTIGFARRFAAYKRATLLFRDPDRLARILGDADRPVQILIAGKAHPRDEVGKDLIRQIVSLAREPPFHRRLAFLEDYDMAAARYLVQGSDVWLNTPRRPLEASGTSGMKAAANGVLNLSTLDGWWAEAWDVVGGEALAGGWAIGGGELYSDPEEQDRVEAEALYALLERTVVPAFYDRDAGGLPRRWVGGMKAALGRLCPIFNTHRMVREYTDRFYMPAASRARRLAADEAVGARALAAWKTRVLAGWSAVSVEAVDAGPADEVEVGEQVCVRARVRLGSLGPEDVAVQLYIGRLDPRGMISEATAIRMQPGGPVGDTAHVFEASAVPCPASGLHGYTIRVLPQHADLDGRFLPGLIAWAGPETAVE from the coding sequence TTGGAGCCGATCGGCACTTTCCGCGTGAGCCCCCGCCTCCCCCCCGCGCTGGAGCGCCTTCGCGAGCTGGCCTACAATCTTCGCTGGGCGTGGGACCACTCCAGCCTCGAGCTGTTTCGCCGGCTCGATGCGGATCTGTGGGAAGACGCGGGACACAACCCCGTTCTGCTCCTGGGCCGTATTGATCAATCCCGGCTCGAGGCCGCCGCCGAGGACGAGGCCTTCTTGAGCCACCTCGACGGGGTTTCCCGCTTCCTCGATGATTATCTAACTCTAACCAAGGAATCGACCTGGTTTCGCCGGGCCCACGGCTCCGCACCGGCGCCGCTCATCGCCTATTTTTCGGCCGAGTTCGGGCTTACGGAGTGTCTGTCGATCTTCGCGGGCGGGCTGGGCATCCTGGCCGGAGACCACCTCAAATCCGCGAGCGACTTGGGCCTACCACTGGTCGGCGTCGGCCTCCTCTATCAACAGGGATACTTCCGGCAAGTCCTGAACGATGCCGGCCGACAGCAGGAGATCTATCAGGACAATGACTTCTACACGCTGCCGCTGGCCCTGGAGCGCCGGCCGGACGGAAATCCCCTGACCATCGCGATTGCGTTCCCCGGGCGTCAGGTGGCGGCGCAGGTGTGGCGAGCTCGAGTGGGCCGCATCCCCCTTTACCTCCTGGATACGAATATCCCGGCGAATGGCCCCGGCGACCGCGACATCACCGATCAGCTCTATGGCGGTGATCTGGAGATGCGGATCCAGCAGGAGATTCTGCTCGGCATCGGCGGCTGCCGCGTGCTGGAGGCGCTCGGCCTCGACCCCGTCGTTTGCCACATGAACGAGGGGCACTCCGCCTTCCTGGCCCTGGAGCGGATACGCCGGCTCATGGAGCGGCACGGGCTCGACTTCGCTGAGGCACGCGAGCTGGCTTCCGCAGGACTGGTCTTCACCACGCACACGCCCGTTGCGGCGGGGCATGACGCGTTCCCCCATGCCCTCATGGCGCGGTACTTCGAAGACTACGCCCGGGGGCTCGGAATCTCCCTCCGGGAACTCCTGGTGCTCGGTCGGCAGGACGCCGAAAACGACGGGGAGCCCTTCGGCATGACGGTCCTGGCACTGCGCCTGGCTGCCCACTCGAACGGCGTGAGCCGCCTGCACGGCCGGGTCAGTCGACCCATGTGGCGGGGGCTCTGGCCCGGCGTGCCCGAGCACGAGATTCCGATCGGCACCGTCACCAACGGCGTCCATTTTCGAAGCTGGATCTCCCTCGAGATGGACCAGCTCTACGACCGGTACCTCGGCCCGCGCTGGCGCGAGGAGCCGGCGGATGAAACGGCCTGGGGGCGCGCGGGCCGCATCCCATCGGAGGAGCTGTGGCGGACGCACGAGAGGCGGCGCGAACGTCTGGTGGCGTTCGCGCGACGCCGGCTGCGCACGCAGTTCGCGCGGCGCGGCGCTTCGCGGGCCGAGCTCGAGGAGGTCGAGGAAGTGCTCGACGTGAAAGCCCTCACGATCGGTTTCGCCCGGCGTTTCGCCGCCTACAAGCGGGCAACGTTGCTCTTCCGCGACCCGGACAGGCTGGCCAGGATCCTCGGCGACGCGGATCGCCCGGTGCAGATCCTGATAGCCGGCAAGGCACACCCTCGCGATGAGGTCGGCAAGGACCTCATCCGTCAGATCGTGAGCCTCGCCCGCGAGCCGCCGTTCCACCGCCGCCTGGCCTTTCTCGAGGACTACGACATGGCGGCGGCCCGTTACCTCGTGCAAGGATCAGACGTGTGGCTCAACACGCCCCGCCGGCCGCTGGAGGCGAGCGGCACGAGCGGGATGAAAGCCGCCGCCAACGGCGTGCTGAACCTGAGCACGCTCGACGGCTGGTGGGCGGAGGCGTGGGACGTGGTCGGAGGCGAGGCGCTGGCCGGAGGTTGGGCCATCGGTGGTGGGGAGCTCTATAGTGACCCGGAGGAACAGGACCGCGTCGAAGCCGAAGCGCTCTACGCGCTGTTGGAGCGGACCGTGGTCCCGGCGTTCTATGACCGGGATGCCGGCGGGTTGCCGCGCCGCTGGGTCGGCGGAATGAAAGCGGCCCTCGGCCGGCTCTGCCCGATCTTCAACACGCATCGCATGGTCCGAGAGTACACCGACCGCTTCTATATGCCGGCCGCTTCTCGCGCGCGCCGGCTGGCGGCGGATGAGGCGGTGGGGGCGCGGGCCCTGGCGGCCTGGAAAACCCGCGTCCTCGCCGGCTGGTCCGCAGTGAGCGTGGAGGCTGTCGATGCGGGTCCCGCGGACGAGGTGGAAGTCGGCGAGCAGGTGTGCGTACGGGCCCGGGTGCGGCTCGGCTCCCTCGGGCCGGAGGATGTCGCCGTGCAGCTCTACATCGGGCGGCTCGACCCCAGGGGCATGATCAGCGAAGCGACGGCAATACGCATGCAGCCCGGCGGCCCCGTCGGCGACACGGCCCACGTTTTCGAGGCGAGCGCCGTCCCCTGCCCCGCCAGCGGACTTCACGGCTACACCATTCGAGTGCTGCCGCAGCATGCAGATCTGGACGGCCGCTTCCTGCCCGGGCTGATCGCCTGGGCCGGACCGGAAACGGCCGTGGAGTGA
- a CDS encoding HAMP domain-containing protein has translation MTGSFRCRLAIRFTATMAAGLAALSALTFVAVRETLDGQLDASLLNVASIQAASVTDAPSGEMRFHEWELTPEEAAQVRELNRFAQVWNEDGQTLLRTRYITNDLPLDREALGRSVAGRLVWAEQRFQGLPIRSLYYPLGRLGHLHQPHVLQVAAPLDARNRMLRQVLLLLLGVATVVSGGTFVGAWWLAGRAVRPVHEVIDQAEAIEAGTLERRISAYADSREYQRLVQVLNTMLERLAAAFEAQRRFTADASHELRSPLTALRGELELARRRPRSPEEYERVMDSALEEVQRLSRVAEDLLTLARSDAGALEVRATPTDLAACAREVAERLGQQAQAKHIELTVDAGEAVAANVDEHLVRQMVWNLLSNAIKFTPAGGQVAVRVGTRNGSPVLEVADTGPGIPAEALPRVFDRFYQSDPARTPGGSASGTGLGLAIVRALAEAHGARVEAANLNGGGAVFRIRFPQIESALV, from the coding sequence TTGACCGGCTCCTTCCGATGCCGGCTGGCCATCCGCTTCACGGCGACGATGGCCGCGGGGCTGGCCGCCCTCTCCGCCCTTACGTTCGTCGCAGTGCGCGAGACGCTGGACGGACAGCTCGATGCCAGCTTGCTCAACGTCGCCTCGATCCAGGCCGCGTCCGTCACAGATGCGCCCTCGGGGGAGATGCGCTTCCACGAGTGGGAGCTCACGCCCGAGGAGGCAGCGCAGGTTCGCGAGCTCAACCGTTTCGCGCAGGTGTGGAACGAGGACGGGCAGACCCTGCTGCGCACACGCTATATCACAAATGACCTGCCGCTCGACCGCGAGGCCCTCGGCCGGTCCGTCGCGGGCAGGCTCGTCTGGGCGGAGCAGAGGTTCCAGGGCCTCCCGATACGCTCGCTGTACTACCCGCTCGGCCGCCTCGGGCACCTGCACCAGCCGCACGTACTCCAGGTCGCGGCGCCGCTCGATGCCAGGAACCGGATGCTGCGCCAGGTGCTGCTCCTGCTGCTGGGCGTTGCCACCGTCGTCTCAGGCGGCACCTTCGTTGGCGCCTGGTGGCTCGCGGGACGGGCGGTGCGCCCGGTGCACGAGGTCATCGACCAGGCGGAGGCGATCGAGGCGGGCACGCTCGAGCGCCGCATCAGCGCCTACGCCGACAGCCGCGAGTACCAGCGGCTCGTGCAGGTGCTGAACACGATGCTCGAGCGGCTCGCAGCCGCGTTCGAGGCGCAACGCCGCTTCACTGCGGATGCGAGTCACGAATTGCGCTCGCCCCTGACGGCGCTTCGTGGCGAGCTGGAGCTGGCCCGGCGCCGCCCGCGGAGTCCCGAGGAATACGAGCGGGTGATGGACAGTGCGCTGGAAGAGGTGCAGCGGCTTTCGCGCGTGGCCGAGGACCTGCTCACGCTGGCGCGCTCCGACGCGGGCGCGCTCGAGGTGCGGGCCACACCCACGGACCTGGCCGCGTGCGCGCGCGAGGTGGCGGAGCGCCTCGGTCAGCAGGCGCAGGCGAAGCACATCGAGCTGACAGTGGATGCCGGCGAGGCCGTGGCCGCGAACGTGGACGAACATCTCGTCCGCCAGATGGTTTGGAACCTGCTCAGTAATGCGATCAAGTTCACGCCCGCTGGCGGGCAGGTCGCGGTCCGCGTCGGAACTCGCAACGGCTCTCCCGTCCTCGAGGTCGCCGACACCGGCCCGGGAATTCCAGCCGAGGCGCTGCCGCGCGTCTTCGACCGCTTCTACCAGTCGGATCCCGCGCGCACGCCCGGCGGCAGCGCGTCCGGCACCGGCCTTGGTCTGGCCATCGTGCGCGCTCTCGCGGAGGCGCACGGCGCCCGCGTGGAAGCCGCCAACCTTAACGGCGGCGGCGCCGTCTTCCGAATCCGCTTCCCCCAGATCGAGTCCGCCCTGGTCTGA
- a CDS encoding response regulator transcription factor: MRILVIEDDRKVASFLERGLREDGYAVDVANDGVDGALNAHVYDYDALIVDIMLPGKNGYQIVRELRATGKTVPVLMLTARDSTQDIVAGLNAGADDYLTKPFSFDELLARVRALLRRGGAGRTELLVYDDVVMDRLRHVATRAGRELDLTPKEFQLLEFFLLNPDRVIRRTELLEKVWDLHFDPMTNVVDVHVGHVRRKLRRAGGSPLIHTIRGVGYILSHEALS, encoded by the coding sequence ATGCGGATTCTGGTCATCGAGGATGACCGCAAAGTGGCAAGCTTCCTCGAGCGAGGCTTGCGAGAGGACGGCTACGCTGTAGACGTGGCGAATGATGGCGTTGACGGCGCGCTGAACGCCCACGTCTACGACTACGACGCGCTCATCGTGGACATCATGCTGCCAGGGAAGAACGGGTACCAGATCGTTCGCGAGCTGCGCGCGACGGGGAAGACCGTGCCCGTCCTCATGCTCACGGCGCGGGATTCGACTCAAGATATTGTCGCGGGGCTGAACGCGGGTGCCGACGACTACCTGACCAAGCCCTTCAGCTTCGACGAGTTGCTGGCGCGCGTGCGCGCGCTGCTGCGCCGCGGCGGTGCGGGCCGGACCGAGCTGCTCGTCTATGACGACGTCGTCATGGACCGGCTCCGGCACGTGGCGACGCGCGCCGGGCGGGAGCTCGATCTCACGCCCAAGGAGTTTCAGCTCCTCGAGTTCTTTCTGCTGAACCCCGATCGAGTGATTCGCCGCACCGAGCTGCTCGAGAAGGTGTGGGACCTGCACTTCGACCCCATGACCAACGTGGTGGACGTGCACGTGGGGCATGTCCGCCGTAAGCTGCGCAGGGCAGGTGGCTCGCCCCTAATTCACACCATCCGAGGCGTCGGGTACATCCTGAGTCACGAGGCCCTTTCTTGA
- a CDS encoding energy transducer TonB, whose translation MHAPALEEHPVTPSVPEGAGLTEAQAGMPAAEPVELFTHLMASAPVRQKKATAAALASSVLFHGAVIATFVWLTLAVGQAGQGPEEQLTLIRLEPEAPPPPPPPPPPPADAPPPRELADVPKGFQTLALPEIIPPDIPPPATGPEILEADFTGEGIEGGRAEGKVVTAENLEAAPVFTPFTLAPVLRNREEVAQALRRFYPPMLRDAGIGGTVLMWFFIDENGKVRKYLIKVSSGHTLLDNAALRVADLMDFSPAQNRDQRVPVWVQLPIHFKAQ comes from the coding sequence ATGCACGCACCTGCCCTCGAGGAGCACCCGGTCACACCGTCTGTACCGGAGGGCGCAGGGTTGACGGAGGCCCAGGCTGGCATGCCGGCGGCCGAGCCGGTCGAGCTGTTCACGCACCTCATGGCGAGTGCGCCCGTGCGGCAGAAGAAGGCCACCGCGGCCGCGCTCGCGAGCTCCGTGCTGTTCCACGGGGCGGTCATCGCAACTTTCGTCTGGCTCACGCTGGCCGTGGGCCAGGCGGGGCAGGGGCCGGAGGAGCAGCTGACGTTGATCCGGCTCGAGCCGGAGGCCCCGCCGCCACCACCGCCTCCTCCCCCACCTCCCGCGGACGCGCCGCCCCCCCGAGAGCTGGCGGATGTGCCCAAAGGTTTCCAGACGCTGGCGCTGCCGGAGATCATCCCGCCGGACATCCCGCCTCCTGCGACGGGCCCCGAGATCCTCGAGGCGGACTTCACGGGTGAGGGGATCGAAGGCGGGCGGGCCGAAGGGAAGGTGGTGACCGCGGAGAACCTGGAGGCCGCGCCGGTATTCACGCCGTTTACGCTGGCGCCTGTGCTCAGGAACCGCGAAGAGGTGGCCCAGGCGCTGAGGAGGTTCTACCCGCCCATGCTGCGCGACGCCGGGATCGGCGGCACCGTGCTCATGTGGTTTTTCATTGACGAAAACGGCAAAGTGCGCAAGTACCTGATCAAGGTGTCGAGCGGCCATACGCTGCTGGACAACGCCGCGTTGCGCGTGGCGGACCTGATGGACTTCAGCCCGGCCCAGAACCGGGATCAGCGGGTGCCGGTCTGGGTGCAGCTTCCTATCCACTTCAAGGCGCAGTAA